In Paralichthys olivaceus isolate ysfri-2021 chromosome 13, ASM2471397v2, whole genome shotgun sequence, the following are encoded in one genomic region:
- the fam110d gene encoding protein FAM110C — MKPLTPIGSPSPLRLLNKGPDYLRRQIDGGGHGRSISAVERLEADKAKYVKSQQVINTKQEPVLVPCATPPPQPRRGVASTGSLTPHLPPRHSSNTPFSTLSGSFTSRDEDENDDSRKENRRTSLDTETHNRSNVNKVMPPSPRTPGINTFVAPHSAPVLRRSTGKRMMRPDSLLIYRQKKECKSPSGAAVGENNNMEVKGYSFVRRLFQGSMREKSSGCEGRIQKMVIGEEKAPSRDGDSRMSWTNDKDTVDAGPGSRRSSKTDQERSPGSFPSPGFSCTLEWTKNGFTNSAREEINNGITNGNHSTDHDDENDPWKRASPPPVPRRKFGQLHRSKSDLRLRCSVALSEQENFFDFCGLDIDMIERLGRENFLSGASSIDTLSLALRSCGGSEPSEFSRHSGDGLFQEELAEQVPTGVSIIERNARVIKWLYGCKNAAREGPKESTV, encoded by the coding sequence ATGAAACCCCTAACACCGATTGGATCCCCCTCTCCACTGAGGCTCCTCAACAAGGGTCCAGACTACCTGCGCAGGCAGATTGACGGCGGTGGTCATGGTCGCTCGATCAGCGCAGTGGAGAGGCTGGAGGCAGACAAAGCCAAATATGTGAAGAGCCAGCAGGTGATCAACACCAAGCAGGAGCCTGTGCTGGTTCCCTGTGCGACGCCGCCACCGCAGCCCCGGCGAGGTGTTGCCAGCACCGGGAGTCTGACCCCTCATCTTCCCCCACGTCATTCATCCAACACCCCCTTCTCCACACTCTCCGGCTCCTTCACCTCACGAGATGAAGATGAAAACGATGACTCCAGAAAGGAGAACAGACGGACTTCTCTCGACACTGAGACACATAACAGGAGCAATGTTAACAAAGTGATGCCTCCAAGCCCCAGGACACCGGGGATTAACACCTTCGTAGCACCACACAGCGCCCCTGTGCTCAGAAGAAGCACTGGTAAACGCATGATGAGGCCCGACTCGCTCCTCATCTACCGTCAAAAGAAAGAGTGCAAAAGCCCCAGTGGTGCGGCAGTGGGAGAGAACAATAACATGGAGGTGAAGGGATACAGTTTTGTCCGCCGCCTATTTCAGGGCTCCATGAGGGAAAAGAGTAGCGGATGTGAAGGTAGAATTCAGAAAATGGTGATCGGTGAAGAAAAAGCACCATCACGGGATGGAGATTCCCGCATGTCTTGGACCAATGACAAAGACACAGTGGATGCTGGACCAGGGAGCAGGAGGTCGAGTAAAACTGACCAAGAACGCAGCCCGGGCTCGTTCCCTAGTCCTGGGTTCAGCTGCACACTTGAGTGGACTAAGAATGGATTTACAAATAGTGCCCGGGAGGAGATAAACAATGGAATCACCAATGGAAACCACTCAACCGACCATGATGACGAGAATGACCCGTGGAAGCGGGCGTCTCCGCCACCAGTGCCCAGGAGGAAGTTTGGGCAGTTGCATCGCTCCAAGTCGGACCTGCGTCTGCGCTGCTCTGTGGCGTTATCAGAGCAGGAGAATTTCTTTGACTTTTGCGGGCTGGATATCGACATGATCGAGCGTCTGGGTCGGGAGAACTTCCTCTCTGGGGCCAGCTCCATAGACACGCTCTCATTGGCCCTCCGCAGCTGTGGCGGCTCGGAGCCCAGCGAGTTCTCCCGACACTCGGGAGACGGCCTGTTCCAGGAGGAGCTGGCCGAGCAGGTTCCCACTGGTGTGTCGATCATCGAGAGAAACGCTCGGGTCATAAAGTGGCTTTATGGGTGCAAGAACGCAGCCAGAGAGGGACCCAAAGAGTCGACTGTTTAA